A DNA window from Procambarus clarkii isolate CNS0578487 chromosome 75, FALCON_Pclarkii_2.0, whole genome shotgun sequence contains the following coding sequences:
- the LOC138356998 gene encoding uncharacterized PE-PGRS family protein PE_PGRS20-like has protein sequence MTIMAMVEIMAMVAIMAMLAIMAMVAIMAMVAIMAMLAIMATVAIMAMLAIMATVAIMVMVAIMAMLAIMAVVAIMAMLAIMATVAIMAMVAILAMLAIMATVAIMAMVGGNYGHGGNYGHGGNYCHGGNYGHGGNYGHGGNYGHGGNYGHGGNYGHGGNYGHGGNYGHAGNYGHGGNYGHCGNYGYGGNYGHGGNCGHGGNYGHGGNYGNGGNYGHAGNYGHGGNYGHCGNYGHGGNYGHAGNYGHGGNYGHDDNYGHGGNYDHGGNYGHGGNYGHGGNYGHVGNYGHGDNYGHCGNYGHGGNYGHGGNCGHGGNYGHGGNYGHGGNYGHGGNCGHGGNYGHGGNYGHVGNYGHGGNCGHCRNLCSMCCYGHGGNYGHAGNYGHGGNYGHCGNYGHGGNYGHGGNYGHGGNYGHGGNYGHGGNCGHGGNYGHGGNYGHVGNYGHGGNCDKHKTKLEKFQRYATRLVIELRAEIYNEALIIIEDLCLEIANKVLNQLEMPSPNRSTPASFGVELCREQNS, from the exons ATGACAATTATGGCCATGGTGGAAATTATGGCAATGGTGGCAATTATGGCCATGCTGGCAATTATGGCCATGGTGGCAATTATGGCCATGGTGGCTATTATGGCCATGCTGGCAATTATGGCCACGGTGGCAATTATGGCCATGCTGGCAATTATGGCCACGGTGGCAATTATGGTCATGGTGGCAATTATGGCCATGCTGGCAATTATGGCCGTGGTGGCAATTATGGCCATGCTGGCAATTATGGCCACGGTGGCAATTATGGCCATGGTGGCTATTTTGGCCATGCTGGCAATTATGGCCACGGTGGCAATTATGGCCATGGTG GGTGGCAATTACGGCCATGGTGGCAATTATGGCCACGGTGGCAATTATTGCCATGGTGGCAATTATGGCCATGGTGGCAATTACGGCCATGGTGGCAATTATGGTCATGGTGGCAATTATGGTCATGGTGGCAATTATGGTCATGGTGGCAATTATGGTCACGGTGGCAATTATGGCCATGCTGGCAATTATGGTCATGGTGGCAATTATGGCCATTGTGGCAATTATGGCTATGGTGGCAATTATGGCCATGGTGGCAATTGTGGTCATGGTGGCAATTATGGCCACGGTGGCAATTATGGCAACGGTGGCAATTATGGCCATGCTGGCAATTATGGTCATGGTGGCAATTATGGCCATTGTGGCAATTATGGTCACGGTGGCAATTATGGCCATGCTGGCAACTATGGTCATGGTGGCAATTATGGTCATGATGACAATTATGGCCATGGTGGCAATTATGACCATGGTGGCAATTATGGCCATGGTGGCAATTATGGCCATGGTGGCAATTATGGCCATGTTGGCAATTATGGTCATGGTGACAATTATGGCCATTGTGGCAATTATGGCCATGGTGGCAATTATGGCCATGGTGGCAATTGTGGTCATGGTGGCAATTATGGCCATGGTGGCAATTATGGCCATGGTGGCAATTATGGCCATGGTGGCAATTGTGGTCATGGTGGCAATTATGGCCATGGTGGCAATTATGGCCATGTTGGCAATTATGGCCATGGTGGCAATTGTGGTCATTGTCGCAATCTATGTTCAATGTGTTGT TATGGCCATGGTGGCAATTATGGCCATGCTGGCAATTATGGTCATGGTGGCAATTATGGCCATTGTGGCAATTATGGCCATGGTGGCAATTATGGCCATGGTGGCAATTATGGCCATGGTGGCAATTATGGCCATGGTGGCAATTATGGCCATGGTGGCAATTGTGGTCATGGTGGCAATTATGGCCATGGTGGCAATTATGGCCATGTTGGCAATTATGGCCATGGTGGCAATTGTG ataaacacaaaacaaagttagagaagtttcagaggtatgctaccagactagtcatagaactgagag